A region from the Nesterenkonia lacusekhoensis genome encodes:
- a CDS encoding type I restriction-modification system subunit M, with product MTFNHAQFIWSAADILRNTYKQHQYGEIILPFTVLARLDAVLAPTKQAVLEAAEAYDQDTEPPLGLLRNKADHQYSFFNRSRHTLHTLRGDTYNLEENLRAYVQGFSENVRDIFEQYKFEDTILDLARHDLLFDLLKHFAQADLHPERVSNEQMGHIFEELIRRFAEASNETAGEHFTPREVIELMVTLLVADEENLHTPGVVRDVYDPTAGTGGMLSVAEEKIRKLNPHAEVNLLGQEINPESYAICKADMVTKGQGIDNIVLGNTLTDPAFSHRTFHYGLSNPPFGVDWKQNKRIVETEHQVQGYAGRFGPGLPRVSDGSLLFLMHLIHKLREPGTEANNVGGRGAIVLNGSPLFTGGAGSGESNIRKWVLENDYLEAIVGLPTDMFYNTGISTYVWLLNKEKPENRRGKVQLIDATEMFTKMRKSVGSKRKMLSQEDIRRVAQLYSEFTESKHSKIFKNEDFFYRTITVERPLRLNYAFTAERVERALSSKAVAKLDEPVREDLQKLLEEASQESSTVSLSRDAFQKDLKSRLDAASVKLTPAQLKALMQELSEHDDDGELVTKRGGSPEPNTALRDTENVPWDVDIHEYLEREVKPFVPDAWIDESKTKVGVEIPFTRHFYEYVPPRPLEEIDRDLDEVLGRIRTRLEQVKA from the coding sequence GTGACCTTCAACCACGCCCAGTTCATCTGGTCTGCAGCGGACATCCTGCGCAACACCTATAAGCAGCACCAGTACGGGGAGATCATCCTCCCATTCACCGTTCTCGCACGTCTCGATGCAGTCCTGGCACCCACCAAGCAGGCTGTCCTGGAGGCCGCAGAAGCCTACGACCAGGACACCGAGCCGCCGCTGGGTCTTCTCCGCAACAAGGCGGATCATCAGTACAGCTTCTTCAACCGGTCTCGCCACACGCTGCACACTCTGCGCGGAGACACCTACAACCTGGAGGAGAACCTCCGCGCCTACGTCCAGGGCTTCTCGGAGAACGTCCGGGACATATTTGAGCAGTACAAGTTCGAGGACACCATCCTGGACCTCGCTCGCCACGATCTTCTCTTCGACCTGCTGAAGCACTTCGCCCAGGCGGACCTCCACCCGGAGCGGGTCAGCAACGAGCAGATGGGCCACATCTTCGAGGAGCTCATCCGCCGCTTCGCGGAGGCCTCCAATGAGACCGCGGGTGAGCACTTCACCCCGCGTGAGGTCATCGAACTGATGGTCACGCTCCTCGTGGCCGATGAGGAGAACCTCCACACCCCAGGAGTCGTCAGGGACGTCTATGACCCCACCGCCGGCACAGGTGGCATGCTCTCCGTGGCGGAGGAGAAGATCCGCAAGCTGAACCCACACGCAGAGGTCAACCTGCTCGGCCAGGAGATCAACCCAGAGTCCTACGCCATCTGCAAGGCGGACATGGTCACCAAAGGGCAGGGGATCGACAACATCGTCCTGGGAAATACCCTCACGGATCCCGCCTTCTCTCACCGCACTTTCCACTACGGGCTCTCCAATCCGCCCTTCGGTGTGGACTGGAAGCAGAACAAGCGCATCGTGGAGACCGAGCACCAGGTGCAGGGTTACGCCGGCCGGTTCGGCCCGGGTCTGCCCCGCGTCTCGGATGGCTCGCTGCTCTTCCTGATGCACCTGATCCATAAGCTGCGTGAGCCCGGCACGGAGGCCAACAACGTGGGTGGCCGGGGAGCGATCGTCCTGAACGGATCTCCGCTGTTCACCGGTGGCGCCGGTTCGGGCGAGTCAAATATCCGCAAGTGGGTCCTGGAGAACGACTATCTGGAGGCCATCGTTGGCCTGCCCACGGACATGTTCTACAACACCGGCATCTCCACGTATGTGTGGCTGCTGAACAAGGAGAAGCCGGAGAACCGCCGGGGCAAGGTCCAGCTGATCGACGCCACGGAGATGTTCACTAAGATGCGGAAGTCGGTGGGCTCCAAGCGGAAGATGCTCTCTCAAGAAGACATCCGCCGGGTGGCACAGCTGTACAGCGAGTTCACCGAGTCGAAGCACTCCAAGATCTTCAAAAACGAGGACTTCTTCTACCGGACCATCACGGTGGAGCGTCCGCTGCGTCTGAACTACGCCTTCACTGCGGAGCGGGTCGAACGTGCGCTCTCGTCGAAGGCAGTCGCCAAGCTGGACGAGCCGGTCCGCGAGGACCTTCAGAAACTGTTGGAGGAGGCCTCCCAGGAGTCCTCGACGGTGTCTCTCAGCCGTGATGCCTTCCAGAAGGACCTGAAGTCCAGGCTCGATGCGGCATCAGTGAAGCTGACCCCTGCTCAATTGAAAGCTCTGATGCAGGAGCTCTCCGAGCACGACGACGACGGCGAGCTGGTCACCAAGCGTGGCGGCTCTCCCGAACCGAACACCGCACTGCGCGACACCGAGAACGTGCCATGGGACGTGGATATCCACGAGTACCTTGAGCGCGAGGTCAAGCCTTTCGTCCCTGACGCGTGGATCGACGAGTCCAAGACCAAGGTGGGAGTGGAGATCCCCTTCACCCGGCACTTCTATGAGTACGTGCCGCCGCGGCCCCTCGAAGAGATCGACCGCGACCTCGACGAAGTCCTTGGCCGTATCCGCACCCGCCTCGAGCAGGTGAAGGCATGA
- a CDS encoding type I restriction endonuclease subunit R, translating to MSQIHHEDTFQREIADYLEAHGWLVSANSTGYDKERALFPEDLLGWLADSDPANYGRIVPTGGDGAAREKGQNRILDRVAKTLALSEDQGGGTLSVLRNGVTVPGARRFQLMQPPVSTDLNPDATQRFAQNRLRVVREVVYSTRHSNRIDLVLFLNGIPVATVETKTTFSQSLKEVKKQYRKDRHPAGEPLLTPFRGALVHFGLTDENIVMTTALQGEDTFFLPFDRGHDNGAGNAPIPGKHRTSYFWEEILERDTWLNLISKFIYVNHENRADPLTGKVETRRQIRFPRYHQWRAVTRLTEAATTEGPGHKYLIQHSAGSGKTDSIAWTAHRLADLQTADGNKVFDSVIVISDRQVLDRQLQDAVDQLTNASGKFQPIVSGSEGSKTAQLLEAFAAGVPIVGLTLQTFPHALQKMREEGGALSGKRFAVIADEAHSSQSGAAANALKELLYNNEEAAGDGLDEGGADQDALNAMAARVDEDKRISYFAFTATPKAKTLEVFGRRPSEGEEPKPFDLYSMKQAIQEDFILDVLKNYTSYAVAARIARRSDSGGEEIDIRRSTRAIIGTVELHPTNVASKVHEIIEHFTRVVQPELGGRAKAMVVTSSRAAAVRYHRAFQRAVADRNLNLKSLVAFSGEVDDPDVEPIAGGDAPQVTETSENPELLGRDLADVFRQRDQHVLIVANKYQTGFDEPLLVGMYVDKKLSGISAVQTLSRLNRQAKGKEKTFIVDFIEENSARVQAAFQEYYEDASLVQESDPDLVADLMIKLENERIFTRAEVDRFWEAWRDPKGQKTAHAQINSAIGPAVDRYQHRWRQAVETFQSTEDNSELETLKEFRQTLGQYAKTYDFFSQILHYGDEFYEKLAAYAEKLQRKLTVFTEDDTDPDWVDLDDIVLTHYKLEKIRQEDLSAAGGGEGLRGVTEAGIARVNRDDRGSWEEILEKVNKYFGGLDITDEDKVSEMEFLVEKAAEDERLKRQRQTNTRVDFGHSPTLRTVAEDTIWRYESNKSQIVEKLRSMTPAQQAEFFMDMGLYERLAS from the coding sequence GTGAGTCAGATCCACCACGAGGACACGTTCCAGCGGGAGATCGCAGACTACCTGGAAGCCCATGGGTGGCTCGTTTCAGCGAACTCGACGGGGTACGACAAGGAACGTGCCCTCTTCCCTGAGGACCTCCTCGGGTGGCTGGCTGACTCTGATCCCGCGAACTACGGCCGCATCGTGCCAACCGGTGGCGACGGTGCCGCACGTGAGAAGGGCCAGAATCGCATCTTGGACCGTGTCGCCAAGACTCTTGCGCTCAGCGAGGACCAGGGCGGTGGAACGCTCAGCGTCCTGCGGAACGGCGTCACCGTTCCCGGTGCTCGTCGGTTCCAGTTGATGCAGCCACCGGTCTCTACGGACCTGAATCCCGACGCCACACAGCGTTTTGCTCAGAATCGGCTTCGTGTGGTCCGCGAAGTCGTGTATTCCACGCGGCACAGCAACCGGATTGATCTGGTTCTCTTCCTCAACGGGATCCCCGTCGCCACTGTCGAGACCAAGACGACTTTCAGTCAGAGCCTCAAAGAGGTGAAGAAGCAGTACCGGAAGGATCGGCACCCGGCAGGGGAGCCTCTGCTGACACCCTTCCGGGGTGCTCTGGTTCACTTCGGCCTCACCGACGAGAACATCGTCATGACTACAGCTCTGCAGGGTGAGGACACGTTCTTCCTGCCTTTCGACCGAGGCCACGACAACGGGGCCGGGAACGCCCCCATTCCGGGGAAGCACCGCACCAGCTACTTCTGGGAAGAGATCCTAGAGCGGGACACCTGGCTCAACCTCATCTCCAAGTTCATCTACGTCAACCACGAGAACCGCGCTGACCCGCTTACCGGCAAGGTAGAGACCCGTCGGCAGATTCGCTTCCCCCGCTACCATCAGTGGCGGGCCGTGACTCGATTGACTGAGGCGGCAACGACGGAAGGGCCCGGCCACAAGTACCTCATCCAGCATTCCGCTGGTTCGGGAAAGACCGACTCCATTGCCTGGACCGCTCATCGCCTCGCCGACCTGCAGACCGCAGATGGCAACAAGGTCTTTGACTCGGTCATCGTGATCTCCGACCGACAGGTTCTGGACCGCCAGCTTCAGGATGCCGTTGACCAGCTGACCAATGCTTCTGGCAAGTTCCAGCCCATCGTCAGCGGAAGTGAGGGATCGAAGACGGCCCAGCTGCTCGAGGCCTTCGCCGCAGGGGTGCCCATCGTTGGACTCACCCTGCAGACCTTCCCGCATGCTCTCCAGAAGATGCGGGAAGAAGGCGGCGCACTCAGCGGCAAGCGGTTTGCCGTTATCGCGGATGAGGCGCACTCATCACAGAGCGGTGCCGCCGCCAATGCTCTCAAGGAGCTCCTCTACAACAACGAGGAGGCAGCAGGCGATGGCCTCGATGAAGGTGGGGCAGATCAGGATGCCCTCAATGCCATGGCCGCGCGGGTAGATGAAGACAAGCGCATCAGCTACTTCGCATTCACCGCCACGCCTAAAGCCAAGACGCTTGAGGTCTTTGGGCGCCGGCCCTCCGAAGGTGAGGAGCCCAAGCCTTTCGACCTGTACTCGATGAAGCAGGCCATCCAGGAGGACTTCATCCTGGACGTCCTGAAGAACTACACCTCCTACGCAGTGGCTGCTCGCATTGCGCGGCGCAGCGACTCCGGTGGTGAAGAGATAGATATCCGGCGCTCGACTCGCGCCATCATCGGCACGGTGGAGCTGCACCCCACGAATGTGGCGTCGAAGGTGCACGAGATCATCGAGCACTTCACCCGTGTGGTGCAGCCCGAGCTCGGAGGCCGTGCCAAGGCAATGGTGGTGACCTCTTCACGCGCAGCCGCGGTGAGGTACCACCGTGCGTTCCAGCGCGCAGTGGCGGACCGGAACCTGAATCTGAAGTCTCTTGTGGCATTCTCCGGGGAAGTCGATGACCCGGATGTGGAGCCAATCGCCGGTGGCGATGCCCCGCAGGTGACGGAGACCTCCGAGAACCCGGAGCTCCTGGGACGCGACCTGGCAGACGTCTTCCGGCAGAGGGATCAGCACGTGCTGATCGTCGCGAACAAGTACCAGACGGGTTTCGACGAGCCGTTGCTGGTGGGCATGTACGTGGACAAGAAGCTCTCCGGCATCTCCGCAGTGCAGACACTGTCCAGGCTGAACCGCCAGGCCAAGGGCAAAGAGAAGACGTTCATCGTCGACTTCATCGAGGAGAACTCGGCTCGGGTGCAGGCAGCGTTCCAGGAGTACTACGAGGACGCGTCCCTGGTGCAGGAGTCGGACCCCGACTTGGTGGCGGATCTGATGATCAAGCTCGAGAACGAGCGCATCTTCACCCGTGCTGAAGTAGACCGCTTCTGGGAAGCATGGCGCGACCCTAAGGGGCAGAAAACCGCCCACGCACAGATCAACAGTGCAATCGGTCCCGCGGTCGACCGATACCAGCACCGCTGGCGGCAGGCCGTGGAGACCTTCCAGTCCACGGAGGACAACTCCGAGCTGGAGACCCTCAAGGAGTTCCGACAGACTCTCGGCCAGTACGCGAAGACCTACGACTTCTTCAGCCAGATCCTGCATTACGGGGACGAGTTCTACGAGAAGCTCGCCGCCTATGCTGAGAAGCTCCAGCGGAAGCTGACCGTGTTCACCGAGGACGACACCGACCCGGACTGGGTGGACCTCGACGACATCGTCCTGACCCACTACAAGCTGGAGAAGATTCGGCAGGAGGATCTCTCGGCTGCAGGTGGAGGAGAAGGTCTGCGAGGCGTGACCGAAGCAGGCATCGCCAGAGTCAACCGTGACGACAGAGGCTCCTGGGAGGAGATCCTGGAGAAGGTCAATAAGTACTTCGGCGGTCTGGACATCACAGATGAGGACAAGGTCTCCGAGATGGAGTTTCTTGTGGAGAAGGCTGCGGAAGACGAGCGTCTCAAGCGCCAACGGCAGACCAACACTCGTGTGGACTTTGGGCATTCACCGACGCTCCGGACGGTCGCGGAGGACACCATCTGGCGCTATGAATCCAATAAGTCGCAGATCGTGGAGAAGCTCCGGTCCATGACTCCTGCCCAGCAGGCCGAGTTCTTCATGGACATGGGCCTCTACGAGCGCCTTGCGTCTTGA
- a CDS encoding AAA family ATPase, producing the protein MEKISHKDQRARATLEILRRHGADTWVPLNDLWHEVVEAVPLSEWEQESLTSTTQARGENSWRWSSTALANAGWLSKADGLWAITEEGAAALEQFSGEQLAAESRRRYAELRSLREEQIQERLGQAWLPKTNAERRVVEAQERVIEQGLKNGESIFSPGRSLWTRQTVSSLRSRWANTQDRSDRDFLEKLTDQLADASDDEKLLMAEVVTVQVLPIIGVGHARKMERVSRILGLMAHPVEIPRIFSEAFVKGSYHPGQSMLSRIDLAVTLILNMLDDWTQREQGAQEELLTDPKAWKQFVYTVEGKGFPTQRNSLLYLVHPEHFGPVVASDVRTKLVETFIGEIGGVPGEDLDEDLLNITLSLQQKAGAPVDYYKGELASRWKGESAAEPEEVETLEEDAAPEASDLDPRGFAPESIDVEALGERLTFDPAWVRRVASALHRRGQVIFYGPPGTGKTYAARQFAEVLKGKGSRVSRIQFHPSYTYEDFFAGYRPRAEASGQLVFELTEGPLRKIAEEARANPEVPHILLIDEINRANLSSVFGELYYLLEYRDDPIEVLYAGSGEDRGNQFSLPPNVLIIGTMNTADRSIALLDSAMRRRFSFFELHPDVAPLQGILDRFIAQHPQELPITELFDQLNRQIAERDDKIGPSHLLQREPFTDELLTAVWNESILPLLEERYLGTEVDVHARFGLDALKRAVQTAQD; encoded by the coding sequence ATGGAGAAGATCAGCCACAAGGATCAGCGTGCTCGCGCCACTCTGGAGATCCTCCGACGCCATGGGGCGGACACATGGGTGCCCCTGAATGATCTGTGGCATGAGGTCGTAGAAGCCGTCCCACTTTCGGAATGGGAACAGGAGTCTCTGACCTCCACGACGCAGGCCCGCGGAGAGAACAGCTGGCGCTGGTCGAGCACGGCGCTGGCGAACGCTGGATGGCTGTCGAAAGCGGACGGGCTGTGGGCGATCACTGAAGAGGGCGCGGCCGCACTGGAGCAGTTCTCGGGCGAGCAGCTGGCCGCAGAGTCGCGCCGGCGATACGCGGAGCTGAGATCGCTTCGTGAGGAGCAGATTCAGGAGAGGCTGGGTCAGGCCTGGCTCCCGAAGACCAACGCTGAGCGTCGAGTCGTTGAGGCCCAGGAACGGGTGATCGAGCAGGGACTGAAGAACGGGGAATCGATCTTCAGCCCGGGACGGTCGCTGTGGACTCGTCAGACGGTCTCTTCGCTACGTAGCCGATGGGCCAACACCCAGGACAGGAGCGACCGAGACTTCCTGGAGAAGCTGACCGACCAGCTCGCTGATGCCTCTGATGACGAGAAGCTCCTCATGGCAGAGGTGGTGACGGTACAGGTCCTGCCTATCATCGGGGTGGGCCATGCACGGAAGATGGAGCGGGTCTCCAGGATTCTCGGCCTGATGGCGCACCCAGTGGAGATCCCGCGGATCTTCTCAGAGGCCTTCGTGAAGGGCTCGTACCATCCGGGGCAGTCCATGTTGTCGCGCATCGACTTGGCGGTGACGCTGATTCTGAACATGCTGGACGACTGGACGCAGCGTGAGCAGGGGGCTCAGGAGGAGCTGCTGACGGACCCGAAGGCTTGGAAGCAGTTCGTCTACACGGTCGAGGGGAAGGGGTTCCCTACCCAGAGGAATTCGCTGCTGTACCTGGTGCATCCGGAGCATTTCGGGCCTGTCGTCGCCTCCGACGTCCGGACCAAGTTGGTGGAGACTTTCATCGGTGAGATCGGCGGCGTGCCGGGGGAGGACCTCGACGAGGACCTCCTGAATATCACCCTCTCCCTGCAGCAGAAGGCCGGGGCCCCGGTGGACTACTACAAGGGCGAACTGGCTTCCCGTTGGAAAGGGGAGTCTGCCGCGGAACCTGAGGAGGTTGAGACGCTGGAGGAAGACGCCGCGCCTGAGGCCTCGGACCTTGACCCGCGTGGCTTCGCCCCGGAATCCATCGACGTTGAGGCCTTGGGGGAGCGACTGACCTTTGACCCCGCATGGGTGCGCCGCGTGGCCAGCGCTCTGCATCGCCGTGGCCAGGTGATCTTCTACGGTCCTCCCGGCACAGGCAAGACCTATGCGGCCCGGCAGTTCGCAGAAGTGCTGAAAGGCAAGGGAAGCAGAGTCTCCCGCATCCAGTTCCACCCCTCCTACACTTATGAGGATTTCTTTGCGGGATACCGGCCTCGCGCAGAGGCCTCCGGCCAGCTGGTCTTCGAGCTGACCGAGGGCCCGCTTCGCAAGATCGCAGAGGAAGCACGAGCCAACCCGGAAGTACCTCATATCCTCCTGATCGATGAGATTAACCGGGCCAACCTCTCCTCGGTGTTCGGAGAGTTGTACTATCTCTTGGAGTACCGGGACGATCCCATCGAGGTGCTCTACGCCGGCTCCGGAGAGGACAGGGGCAACCAGTTCTCCCTGCCCCCGAATGTTTTGATCATCGGCACCATGAACACCGCCGACCGGTCCATCGCTCTGTTGGATTCGGCGATGCGAAGGCGCTTCTCCTTCTTCGAGCTGCACCCGGATGTGGCACCTCTGCAGGGAATTCTGGACCGATTCATCGCCCAGCACCCGCAGGAGTTGCCGATCACGGAGCTTTTCGACCAGCTGAACCGGCAGATCGCCGAGCGGGATGACAAGATCGGCCCCAGCCATCTGCTGCAGCGGGAACCCTTCACTGATGAACTGCTCACTGCTGTCTGGAACGAGAGCATCTTGCCGCTGTTGGAGGAACGCTATCTGGGCACGGAGGTGGACGTGCATGCCAGATTCGGGCTGGATGCCCTGAAACGTGCGGTCCAGACTGCGCAGGACTGA
- a CDS encoding TspO/MBR family protein: protein MQIIVLALMVAIPLVISFLGSQATQPHTDGWYEQADKAPWNPPDWLFGPVWIVLYIGMGLAAWLVWRERHRARVTTPLVLYFVQLAVNGTWTPLFFAAYPSWGDAALWAALGVIITLIILVILTARAFWPISRTAAVILLPYLAWILYASTLNGYIAVAN, encoded by the coding sequence GTGCAGATCATCGTCCTGGCCCTCATGGTGGCCATCCCGCTGGTGATCAGTTTTCTGGGCAGCCAGGCCACCCAGCCCCACACCGACGGCTGGTACGAGCAGGCCGACAAAGCACCTTGGAATCCGCCGGACTGGCTGTTCGGGCCGGTGTGGATCGTCCTCTACATCGGGATGGGCCTCGCCGCCTGGCTGGTCTGGCGGGAACGCCACCGGGCCCGCGTGACCACTCCCCTGGTGCTCTACTTCGTCCAGCTGGCGGTCAACGGCACCTGGACTCCGCTGTTCTTCGCCGCCTATCCCAGCTGGGGCGACGCCGCCCTGTGGGCAGCACTGGGTGTGATCATCACGCTGATCATCCTGGTGATCCTGACCGCACGCGCCTTCTGGCCCATCAGCCGGACCGCCGCAGTCATCCTGCTCCCCTACCTGGCGTGGATCCTCTACGCGTCCACCCTGAACGGGTACATCGCGGTGGCCAACTGA
- a CDS encoding McrC family protein, producing the protein MTPGVSPGVWRIGDVTHIGAASLPGLRIDIEPKTPLENILFLASYAEEQVPLGHAVQYQAQEGLPSALAEAFVRAVESCTRGGPLSGYRTVEETGHVVRGRWDIPRQIRTRPGIPLPLELTVSRFTPDIVENQVLLAAVRLLMRAPGVTDDLRRRLRGQLTAFEEVTPWQGREAPEVPLTRLNRHYGFALMLARLVIEATSWAHREGSTEGASFLISMPGLFERFVHRVLSRELEPRGLTVSTQDRSFALDEAKNVRLRPDLVIRRGDQALGIADLKYKVWNAEAGSPPNADVYQALAYALSAGLEAAHLIYVSGEVAPAEYRIASAGKCILAHTVDLSGAPDDILASVRRLATEIPPHVVAA; encoded by the coding sequence GTGACGCCGGGAGTCAGCCCGGGAGTGTGGCGGATCGGGGACGTCACGCATATCGGTGCGGCATCGCTTCCCGGCCTGCGTATCGATATCGAGCCGAAGACCCCGCTGGAGAACATCCTGTTTCTGGCCTCCTACGCGGAGGAGCAGGTTCCCCTCGGACACGCTGTCCAGTACCAGGCGCAGGAGGGGCTGCCGAGTGCGCTCGCTGAAGCCTTCGTCCGGGCTGTGGAGTCGTGCACGAGAGGCGGCCCGCTGAGTGGTTACCGCACCGTGGAGGAAACTGGACACGTGGTCCGCGGTCGCTGGGACATCCCGCGACAGATCCGCACTCGGCCGGGCATCCCGCTACCGTTGGAACTGACGGTCAGCCGGTTCACTCCGGACATCGTGGAGAACCAGGTACTGCTGGCGGCTGTCCGCCTGCTGATGAGAGCTCCTGGGGTCACGGATGACCTGAGAAGGCGTCTCCGGGGCCAGCTCACCGCCTTTGAGGAAGTCACGCCATGGCAAGGGCGTGAGGCGCCTGAAGTGCCGCTGACTCGCCTGAACCGGCATTACGGTTTCGCGCTGATGCTGGCGCGGTTGGTGATCGAGGCGACCTCCTGGGCGCACCGGGAAGGGAGCACGGAGGGCGCGAGCTTCCTGATCAGCATGCCCGGGCTGTTCGAACGTTTCGTGCACCGGGTGCTGAGCCGCGAGCTAGAACCGCGAGGGTTGACGGTCTCCACGCAGGATCGCTCTTTCGCGCTGGACGAGGCGAAGAACGTGAGGCTACGCCCGGATCTCGTGATCCGCAGGGGAGATCAGGCGCTGGGGATCGCGGACCTGAAGTACAAGGTCTGGAACGCCGAGGCTGGCTCGCCTCCGAACGCGGACGTGTACCAGGCTTTGGCCTATGCCCTCTCAGCTGGCCTAGAAGCGGCTCACCTGATCTATGTTTCTGGCGAAGTGGCCCCAGCGGAGTACCGCATTGCCTCGGCAGGCAAGTGCATCCTCGCCCATACCGTGGACCTCAGCGGCGCTCCTGACGATATTCTCGCCTCTGTGCGAAGGCTGGCCACGGAGATCCCGCCGCATGTGGTGGCGGCATGA
- a CDS encoding PPK2 family polyphosphate kinase: MSQEQSVPAPLDVTLTGVPGPQARKNNPFDADPRSLWRVSQYERPLDLAAVPTRRRAGFDGKKAEGKKILHQRGETLADLQELMWAHVRAAPDQEQREVVKALAARAPRRTPTENQRREELFSPEVEDALQKLERGPRLLLVLQGMDASGKGGMVKSVVGAMDPLGVDVAAFGKPTREESREHYLQRIIRRLPTPGHVGVFDRSHYEDVLVPTVQGSVSEQKLADRVESLQIFERELVRRGFVIIKVMLHISPEEQLERLLSRLDREEKHWKFDPSDVDAREEFGTYQTIYNGLLEATDADYAPWHVIGADRKWYSRLAVQELLIAGLADLNLHWPAASYDVDQARKRLKKA, translated from the coding sequence ATGTCTCAGGAACAGTCCGTGCCCGCCCCGTTGGATGTGACGCTCACCGGCGTACCCGGGCCGCAGGCGAGGAAGAACAACCCCTTCGACGCCGACCCGCGCAGCCTCTGGCGTGTGAGCCAGTATGAGCGGCCGCTGGATCTTGCTGCGGTTCCCACCAGGCGCCGCGCGGGGTTTGACGGCAAGAAGGCCGAGGGGAAGAAGATCTTGCACCAGCGTGGTGAGACTCTGGCTGATCTGCAGGAGCTGATGTGGGCCCATGTGAGGGCGGCCCCGGATCAGGAGCAGCGGGAAGTCGTCAAGGCGCTGGCCGCACGGGCCCCGCGGCGTACTCCCACGGAGAATCAGCGGCGCGAAGAGCTGTTCTCCCCGGAGGTGGAGGATGCTCTGCAGAAGCTGGAGCGTGGGCCGCGGCTGCTGCTGGTGCTGCAGGGGATGGACGCCTCCGGCAAGGGTGGCATGGTGAAGTCCGTGGTGGGCGCGATGGATCCGCTGGGTGTGGACGTGGCCGCCTTCGGCAAGCCCACCCGGGAGGAGTCCCGTGAGCACTACCTGCAGCGCATCATCCGCCGGCTGCCCACGCCTGGGCATGTGGGTGTCTTCGACCGGTCCCATTATGAGGATGTGTTGGTTCCCACGGTGCAGGGCAGCGTGAGTGAGCAGAAGCTGGCTGACCGGGTGGAGTCGCTGCAGATCTTTGAGCGTGAGCTGGTCCGCCGTGGCTTTGTGATCATCAAGGTGATGCTGCACATCTCCCCGGAGGAGCAGCTGGAGCGGCTGCTCTCGCGGCTGGACCGCGAGGAGAAGCACTGGAAGTTCGACCCCTCGGACGTGGACGCTCGCGAGGAGTTCGGGACCTACCAGACCATCTACAACGGCCTGCTGGAAGCCACCGACGCCGACTACGCGCCCTGGCATGTCATCGGCGCGGACCGTAAGTGGTACTCACGCCTGGCGGTCCAGGAGCTGCTCATCGCAGGGTTGGCGGACCTGAACCTGCACTGGCCCGCGGCGAGCTATGACGTCGATCAGGCGCGGAAGCGGTTGAAGAAGGCCTGA